From a single Brettanomyces bruxellensis chromosome 7, complete sequence genomic region:
- the CCT6 gene encoding T-complex protein 1 subunit zeta (BUSCO:EOG09262516), whose product MSAIQLLNPKAESLRRQQALQVNISAAEGLQDVLSSNLGPKGTMKMLVDGSGGIKITKDGQVLLKEMQIQSPTAVMIARAATAQDDVTGDGTTTVVLLVGELLRQAEIYLNEGIHPRVITDGFEKAKSAALEYLSGFGKTLGSEEDMQVDRELLLQVARTSLGTKLSPELTEVLTPVVTDAVLAIQNDKIASDVDLHMIEIMPMMHETAEETELVKGLVLDHGARHPDMPKRLENASILTLNVSLEYEKTEVNSGFYYSNAEQRERLVASERKFVDEKLKKIIDLKNQVCGDDATKGFVVINQKGIDPMSLDIFAKNGILALRRAKRRNMERLQLCCGGTAMNSVDDLTPEVLGHAGLVFEKTLGEEKFTFVTDVQNPKSVTILIKGAHNYVVQQVKDAVRDGLRAVNNVLKDKRLIPGAGAFWMSCSRHLLENKIISRGRSKPGIRAFAEALLVVPKTLAKNSGLDTLESISDCQDEIDQGEVVGLDLESGEPIDPSIDGVWDSFRVIRNAISGATGIASNLLLCDELLKAGRSSLKN is encoded by the coding sequence ATGAGTGCAATCCAGCTTTTAAATCCAAAGGCTGAGTCTCTCAGAAGACAGCAGGCTCTTCAAGTGAATATAAGTGCAGCAGAAGGTCTTCAGGATGTTCTTTCGAGCAACTTGGGGCCAAAGGGCACAATGAAGATGTTGGTGGACGGCTCGGGCGGCATCAAAATCACAAAAGACGGCCAAGTTCTCCTCAAAGAGATGCAAATACAGTCTCCAACTGCAGTTATGATTGCAAGAGCAGCTACTGCACAAGATGATGTGACTGGAGACGGCACTACAACGGTTGTTTTGCTTGTTGGTGAGCTTCTCCGGCAGGCGGAGATATATTTGAACGAGGGAATCCACCCAAGAGTGATCACGGATGGATTTGAAAAGGCCAAAAGTGCAGCTTTGGAGTATTTGTCGGGATTCGGAAAGACACTCGGCAGCGAGGAAGACATGCAGGTGGACCGGGAGTTGCTGTTGCAGGTGGCACGAACATCCTTGGGCACGAAGTTGAGCCCGGAGTTGACCGAGGTGTTGACTCCAGTGGTGACAGATGCAGTTTTGGCGATACAAAACGACAAAATCGCTTCGGATGTCGACTTGCACATGATAGAAATCATGCCGATGATGCACGAGACCGCCGAGGAGACCGAGTTGGTCAAGGGCCTCGTGTTGGACCACGGGGCAAGGCATCCAGACATGCCTAAGCGGTTGGAAAATGCCTCGATTCTCACTTTGAACGTGAGTCTTGAGTACGAAAAGACGGAGGTCAACTCCGGGTTCTACTACTCGAATGCCGAACAGAGGGAGCGGTTGGTGGCGTCCGAGCGGAAGTTCGTCGacgagaagttgaagaagatcatCGATTTGAAGAATCAGGTCTGCGGAGACGACGCAACAAAAGGCTTTGTCGTGATCAACCAGAAAGGCATCGACCCCATGTCTTTGGACATTTTCGCAAAAAACGGCATCCTGGCCCTCCGCAGAGCAAAGAGACGCAACATGGAGAGATTGCAGCTTTGCTGTGGTGGCACAGCCATGAACTCGGTCGATGATTTGACCCCTGAGGTGCTTGGACATGCCGGATTGGTGTTCGAGAAGACTTTGGGTGAGGAAAAGTTCACATTTGTGACGGACGTGCAGAACCCAAAGTCCGTGACCATACTGATTAAAGGCGCCCACAACTACGTCGTTCAGCAGGTCAAGGATGCTGTGCGTGACGGGTTGAGGGCTGTCAACAATGTTCTCAAAGATAAAAGACTCATCCCCGGTGCCGGTGCATTCTGGATGTCTTGCTCAAGACACCTTTTGGAAAATAAGATCATAAGCAGGGGAAGATCGAAGCCCGGTATCCGAGCTTTTGCCGAGGCACTTCTTGTCGTGCCAAAAACGTTGGCCAAGAACTCGGGGCTAGACACCTTGGAGTCGATCTCCGACTGCCAGGATGAAATCGACCAGGGTGAGGTCGTCGGGCTCGACTTGGAGTCCGGCGAGCCGATCGACCCGTCGATCGACGGTGTCTGGGACTCCTTCCGGGTCATCCGCAACGCCATTTCCGGCGCCACCGGCATCGCCTCCAATCTTTTGCTATGTGACGAGTTGCTCAAGGCCGGCCGGTCCTCGTTGAAGAACTGA